One Sediminicola sp. YIK13 DNA segment encodes these proteins:
- a CDS encoding universal stress protein — protein MNIGHQSFKKILFGFAFSPKLKINLLETIRIAHFFNAKLILLHVGEKTKENENKINALIQDIEPNGLSIDIQWKEGKPIKTIRKICDEFKIDLLVLGALQHENMYRFYVGSIARKLTRQVSCSVLLLIRPSEVRVPCNHLVVNGLNAPDTPNTIANAFYVANTLGAKQITIVEEILNKEIHVDVEDHRSLKRASIIKERLKNREESRVRKIVGALPKIHTQSINIKNQSIFGKRGYSIGHYAEVVRADLLVMNAPSKSTIFDRIFPHDIEYILSDLPTDLLIIRNEP, from the coding sequence ATGAACATTGGGCACCAATCTTTTAAGAAAATTTTATTTGGGTTTGCATTTTCACCAAAACTAAAAATAAACCTCTTGGAGACTATCCGTATTGCGCATTTTTTTAATGCCAAACTGATATTGCTCCATGTAGGTGAAAAAACCAAGGAAAACGAAAATAAAATCAATGCCCTTATACAGGATATAGAACCCAATGGCCTATCGATCGACATACAGTGGAAAGAAGGAAAGCCAATCAAGACAATTCGCAAAATCTGCGATGAATTCAAAATTGATCTTTTAGTACTGGGAGCGTTACAGCATGAAAATATGTACCGTTTTTATGTAGGCTCCATTGCCAGAAAATTAACGCGTCAGGTCTCTTGTTCCGTTCTCTTGCTTATCAGGCCTTCCGAAGTACGCGTGCCGTGCAACCATTTAGTAGTAAACGGACTAAATGCCCCTGACACACCAAATACCATAGCCAATGCCTTTTATGTGGCCAATACCCTAGGAGCAAAACAAATTACCATTGTGGAAGAAATTTTGAACAAAGAGATACATGTGGACGTTGAAGATCACCGTTCTCTTAAAAGGGCCTCAATAATTAAAGAACGCTTAAAGAATAGGGAAGAATCCAGGGTTCGTAAAATCGTGGGAGCCCTCCCAAAAATACACACCCAGTCCATAAATATTAAGAATCAAAGTATTTTTGGAAAAAGGGGATACTCCATTGGCCATTATGCCGAAGTGGTCCGCGCCGACTTGTTGGTGATGAACGCACCATCAAAATCGACCATTTTTGACCGTATTTTTCCACATGACATAGAATATATTTTATCAGATTTACCAACCGATTTATTGATTATACGAAACGAACCTTGA
- a CDS encoding SulP family inorganic anion transporter: MTSKKTAQTKNFIHSLPQNIFSGFVVSLIALPLGLGLAIASDAPPISGIIAAVVGGIVVSILGGSNVTITGPGNGLVIVLLGAITTLADGDLYQGYLFTLAAIVFSGGLMLLLGFLKMGRLADFFPASAIEGMLSAIGLGILAKQFHIMIGHNNEHGSILSLLLQIPNGIMNLLSSDNTAEHVAGGIGVLSLLIMIYYSKIRNQYFQLIPAPMWILILTVGFSYILVPMNIPYPMEASFLVDIPKNVFSNLAFPDFSLVLEQEFLVVVFAITLISSIESLLSIKAVDKLDPENRRSNVNKDLKALGVATIASGLLGGLNVVTVIARSSVNVNNRASNRTSNLFHGLFLVLFVLLFQEQLRKIPLAALAAILVYTGYKLATPKNFRKIAKIGKEQIIIFLTTLITTLFTNLITGISAGILITILIHILINKSFGLFFSHLFKPNVLLFKEQIGGNYYVSVKYFCSFLNFYKLKFKLDMIPESEDVILDFSMCSFVDHTVMEGLENYADTFTGKGGSLEIIGLDKHEADSIHPFAIRKIIPFRTLKPIERYFTKRQNQLKATAKEYHWNYIPNKSSNTHFLDHFVFFKTRKINYLYNHLSDPNGIFNVFDVEFTEGEFIAKEVVKTTIVHVHLREPIPVFSLDREGLLHFVYHLAGFEDTAIENHPDFNKRFYLSGEDVPALERLFTDELILFFESNPYYHVESNGTTLLIQKKERLLSVQEIKAMIYFAQQLNQVLQPIEEIV, encoded by the coding sequence TTGACATCAAAAAAAACCGCCCAGACTAAAAACTTTATCCACTCCTTACCTCAGAATATCTTTTCAGGGTTTGTAGTTTCCCTTATCGCCCTGCCACTAGGACTGGGGTTGGCGATAGCCAGTGACGCACCTCCAATATCCGGTATCATTGCCGCTGTTGTGGGTGGTATTGTTGTTTCAATTCTCGGAGGCTCCAATGTGACCATCACAGGGCCGGGCAACGGCTTGGTCATTGTTTTGTTAGGGGCCATCACTACCCTCGCCGACGGCGACCTCTACCAGGGATATCTATTTACATTGGCGGCCATCGTGTTTTCTGGAGGTTTAATGCTTCTTTTGGGGTTTTTAAAAATGGGGAGGTTGGCAGATTTCTTTCCCGCCTCTGCCATAGAGGGGATGCTTTCGGCCATAGGTTTAGGGATACTTGCCAAGCAATTCCATATCATGATTGGTCACAATAATGAGCATGGGAGTATTTTATCGCTATTGCTCCAAATTCCCAATGGGATCATGAACCTATTGAGTTCTGACAATACCGCCGAACATGTAGCTGGAGGTATAGGGGTATTGAGTCTTTTAATAATGATCTATTATTCAAAAATTAGAAACCAATACTTCCAACTTATTCCTGCTCCCATGTGGATCTTGATCCTTACCGTCGGCTTCAGCTATATTTTGGTGCCTATGAATATCCCGTATCCAATGGAAGCTTCATTTTTGGTAGATATTCCTAAAAATGTGTTTTCCAATTTGGCCTTTCCAGATTTTTCCTTGGTCCTTGAACAAGAATTTTTGGTCGTTGTTTTTGCCATTACTTTAATTTCAAGCATCGAGTCCTTATTGAGTATTAAGGCGGTGGATAAATTAGATCCGGAGAACAGAAGGTCCAATGTCAATAAAGATTTAAAGGCCTTGGGGGTGGCCACTATCGCCAGTGGACTTTTAGGAGGGTTGAATGTGGTCACTGTAATAGCAAGAAGTTCCGTAAATGTAAACAATAGAGCAAGCAACAGGACTTCAAATCTGTTTCACGGCTTGTTCTTGGTGCTCTTTGTGCTCCTTTTTCAAGAACAGCTGCGTAAAATCCCATTGGCAGCCTTGGCCGCTATCTTGGTGTACACGGGCTATAAGTTGGCCACACCAAAAAACTTTCGAAAAATAGCCAAAATCGGAAAGGAGCAAATCATCATTTTTCTCACCACCTTGATCACCACTTTGTTTACGAATCTGATTACTGGAATTAGTGCAGGAATCCTGATCACTATTTTGATCCACATTTTGATTAATAAGAGCTTTGGATTGTTTTTTAGTCATCTATTTAAACCAAATGTGCTGCTTTTTAAAGAACAAATCGGAGGAAACTATTATGTAAGTGTCAAATATTTTTGCAGCTTCCTCAATTTCTATAAACTGAAGTTTAAGCTGGATATGATTCCCGAATCCGAAGATGTCATTTTGGACTTTTCTATGTGCAGTTTTGTGGACCACACGGTGATGGAAGGACTTGAAAACTACGCCGACACATTTACGGGGAAAGGGGGGAGCTTGGAAATTATAGGTCTGGATAAACATGAGGCAGATTCCATTCATCCTTTTGCCATTCGAAAAATCATCCCTTTCAGAACTTTAAAGCCCATAGAGCGTTATTTCACAAAACGCCAGAACCAACTAAAAGCCACTGCGAAGGAATACCATTGGAACTATATCCCAAACAAAAGCTCCAATACCCATTTTCTGGATCATTTTGTGTTTTTCAAAACCCGAAAAATTAATTACCTCTACAACCACTTGTCAGATCCCAATGGCATATTTAATGTATTTGACGTTGAGTTTACGGAGGGGGAGTTTATTGCTAAGGAAGTGGTGAAAACAACTATTGTGCACGTCCATTTACGAGAACCTATTCCTGTTTTTTCTTTGGACAGGGAAGGGCTGTTACATTTTGTTTATCACCTGGCAGGTTTTGAAGATACGGCTATAGAAAACCATCCGGACTTTAATAAACGCTTCTATCTTAGTGGGGAGGACGTTCCCGCATTGGAACGCCTATTCACAGATGAGCTCATCCTATTTTTCGAAAGTAACCCCTATTACCACGTTGAGTCCAATGGCACTACTTTATTGATCCAAAAAAAGGAGCGGTTGCTAAGTGTGCAGGAAATTAAGGCCATGATCTATTTTGCGCAACAATTGAACCAAGTCTTACAGCCAATTGAAGAAATAGTATAA
- the lepA gene encoding translation elongation factor 4 — protein sequence MKNIRNFCIIAHIDHGKSTLADRLLEFTGSVTDREKQDQLLDSMDLERERGITIKSHAIQMDYMHNGEQYVLNLIDTPGHVDFSYEVSRSIAACEGALLIVDAAQSIQAQTISNLYLALENDLEIIPVLNKVDLPSANPEEVTDDIVELLGCKAEDVIPASAKTGLGIQEILTAIIERIPAPKGVVDEPLQALVFDSVYNPFRGVETYFRVINGEIKKGQKIKFVATGKSYFADEVGTLKLTQHPKQAIKAGDVGYLITGIKDAREVKVGDTITDFANPTKNPIGGFEDVKPMVFAGIYPVDTEDFEELRSSMEKLQLNDASLVFLPESSAALGFGFRCGFLGMLHMEIIQERLEREFDMTVITTVPNVSYHAFTRKEPTVPVIVNNPTDLPDPSTLDHVEEPYIKATIITKADFVGNVMSLCIDKRGVITHQTYLTPERVELSFDMPLAEIVFDFYDRLKTVSKGYASFDYSPIGMRTSKLVRVDILLNAQPVDALSSLIHADNAANIGKKMCEKLKELIPRQQFDIPIQAAIGAKIISRETIKALRKDVTAKCYGGDISRKRKLLEKQKKGKKRMRLVGNVEIPQQAFMAVLKLND from the coding sequence ATGAAGAATATTAGAAACTTCTGCATTATTGCGCATATAGACCATGGCAAGAGTACCTTGGCAGATAGATTATTGGAATTTACAGGCTCCGTGACCGATCGCGAAAAGCAAGACCAGCTATTGGATAGTATGGATCTGGAAAGAGAGCGTGGAATAACCATTAAGAGCCATGCCATTCAAATGGACTACATGCATAATGGGGAACAATATGTCCTAAATTTGATAGACACTCCGGGCCATGTTGATTTCTCCTATGAGGTCTCCAGGTCCATCGCTGCGTGTGAAGGCGCCTTACTTATTGTTGATGCGGCTCAGAGCATACAGGCACAGACCATATCTAACCTTTATTTGGCTTTGGAGAACGATCTGGAAATTATCCCTGTTTTGAACAAGGTAGATCTCCCAAGCGCCAACCCAGAAGAGGTGACAGATGATATCGTTGAATTATTGGGCTGCAAGGCCGAAGATGTTATTCCGGCCAGTGCTAAAACAGGATTGGGGATTCAAGAAATTCTTACGGCCATCATAGAACGCATCCCTGCCCCCAAGGGAGTAGTTGACGAACCCTTACAGGCCTTGGTGTTTGATTCGGTTTACAATCCATTCAGAGGGGTGGAAACATATTTCAGGGTCATCAACGGAGAGATAAAAAAAGGACAAAAAATAAAATTTGTGGCCACTGGCAAAAGCTATTTTGCCGACGAGGTGGGAACGTTAAAACTTACCCAACATCCCAAACAGGCGATCAAGGCCGGAGATGTGGGCTACCTGATTACGGGGATTAAAGACGCAAGAGAAGTTAAGGTAGGTGATACGATTACTGATTTTGCAAATCCCACAAAAAACCCCATCGGTGGCTTCGAAGATGTAAAACCAATGGTTTTCGCTGGAATTTATCCGGTGGACACAGAAGACTTTGAAGAATTAAGATCTTCAATGGAGAAGTTGCAACTGAACGACGCTTCTTTGGTGTTCTTGCCAGAAAGTAGTGCCGCCTTAGGTTTTGGATTTCGTTGCGGCTTCTTGGGAATGCTCCACATGGAGATTATTCAGGAACGCTTGGAACGTGAGTTTGATATGACGGTGATCACCACCGTACCCAACGTAAGTTACCATGCCTTCACCCGCAAAGAGCCCACGGTCCCTGTAATAGTAAACAACCCCACAGACCTTCCGGACCCGTCTACCTTGGACCATGTTGAGGAGCCATACATAAAAGCTACTATAATTACCAAGGCCGATTTTGTAGGCAATGTGATGTCCCTATGTATCGACAAAAGGGGTGTCATTACTCATCAGACCTATTTGACGCCTGAACGCGTGGAATTATCTTTTGATATGCCGCTGGCAGAAATAGTATTTGATTTCTATGATAGATTAAAAACTGTTTCTAAAGGGTATGCCTCTTTTGATTATTCACCTATTGGCATGCGTACTTCAAAATTGGTACGTGTGGACATTCTATTGAACGCACAGCCTGTAGATGCACTTTCTTCTTTGATTCACGCCGATAATGCGGCCAATATTGGTAAAAAGATGTGTGAGAAATTAAAGGAGCTGATTCCGAGACAACAATTCGACATCCCGATACAGGCAGCTATTGGCGCAAAAATTATTTCCCGTGAAACCATTAAAGCGCTCCGTAAAGATGTAACTGCAAAATGTTACGGTGGGGATATTTCCCGTAAGCGTAAACTTTTGGAAAAACAAAAGAAAGGGAAGAAGCGCATGCGACTCGTTGGAAACGTAGAAATACCCCAGCAAGCATTTATGGCCGTATTAAAGCTTAACGACTAA
- a CDS encoding MBL fold metallo-hydrolase, protein MKLYPIEAGNFKLDGGAMFGVVPKSIWNRTNPADSNNMIDIAARCLLIEDGDRLILIDTGMGNKQSDKFFSYYYQWGDHSLDSSLKKAGFHRDDITDVFMTHLHFDHCGGCVQWNKDRTGYEPAFKNAAFWTNEDHWKWATNPNPREKASFLKENLFPMQESGQLKFIERSNTPFMEKSELGFGILFVDGHTDKQMIPHIKYKGKTLVFAADLLATAGHIPLPYVMGYDTRPLLTMGEKAIFLDNAANNDFHIFLEHDAHNEICTLQQTEKGVRLHEVHSFDSIFN, encoded by the coding sequence ATGAAATTATATCCTATCGAAGCTGGGAATTTTAAATTGGACGGAGGGGCCATGTTCGGGGTCGTGCCAAAATCCATTTGGAACAGAACCAATCCGGCAGATTCCAATAACATGATCGATATTGCAGCAAGGTGCCTCTTAATTGAAGATGGGGACCGCTTGATTCTTATCGATACGGGAATGGGCAATAAACAATCCGATAAATTCTTCAGTTATTATTACCAATGGGGCGACCATTCTTTGGACAGTTCCCTAAAAAAGGCAGGCTTTCACAGAGACGACATTACTGATGTGTTCATGACCCATTTACATTTTGACCACTGTGGGGGATGTGTACAATGGAACAAGGACAGAACAGGCTATGAACCCGCGTTTAAAAATGCTGCTTTCTGGACCAATGAAGACCATTGGAAATGGGCCACCAATCCAAATCCCAGGGAAAAGGCATCCTTCCTAAAAGAAAATCTGTTTCCCATGCAAGAAAGTGGGCAGCTTAAATTCATTGAAAGAAGCAACACCCCATTTATGGAAAAATCCGAGCTCGGCTTTGGGATCCTATTTGTGGATGGGCATACGGACAAACAGATGATACCCCATATAAAGTACAAAGGAAAAACTTTAGTCTTTGCAGCAGATCTCCTTGCTACGGCGGGACATATTCCGTTACCCTATGTTATGGGTTATGATACCAGGCCATTATTGACCATGGGCGAAAAAGCTATTTTTCTGGACAATGCCGCCAATAACGACTTCCATATATTTTTGGAACACGATGCGCACAATGAAATATGTACACTTCAACAAACAGAAAAAGGGGTACGCCTACATGAGGTTCATTCTTTTGATTCAATTTTTAACTAA
- a CDS encoding cation:proton antiporter has translation MVELAGIIILGIIAQWVAWRLKLPAILPLILIGLFVGPVSTLFTDQGEKWIEPIWNGEKGLFPGEGLYYFVSLAISIILFEGGLTLKRSEIANVGPVITKLITLGSVVTFFGAGVAAHFVFGLTWQVSFLISGLIIVTGPTVITPILRNIPLKKDVSAVLKWEGILIDPIGALVAVLVFEFISVGEGQAYTQTALIEFGKILLFGTTFGFTFAHALAFAIKKNLIPHYLLNVVSLSVVLLVFVESDIFAHESGLLAVVVMGLVMGNLNLPNIKELLYFKESLSVLLISILFILLAANINIQELELIFNWQMVILLAIIVFVIRPLGVFLSTAGSDLKFKEKLFISWVGPRGIVAAGIASLFGSKLLANGEPGAEYITPVVFTVVLGTVLLNATTARLFAKMVGVFLTKSEGILIIGASKASRLIAGYLQQNKRHVVLIDNNQSNIDKAKKMGLEAMTANIYSDSLTDNIELNDMGYLMALTGNPDINMFAINKFRDQFGENGSFRLVTGDEMNDPENNPKEGLFSHTDDFIKLMEASRKYPSIHEIELKDKEHYEGLIEITKSDKNMVPIFLKTADGELKIIPSFSKEFEDISEGSKLVYLGKVLEADKDITAPVENK, from the coding sequence ATGGTTGAATTAGCAGGAATTATCATACTTGGAATTATAGCCCAATGGGTAGCGTGGCGATTAAAACTACCTGCTATTTTGCCTCTGATATTAATTGGTCTATTTGTTGGACCTGTATCCACACTTTTTACTGATCAGGGTGAAAAATGGATAGAACCTATTTGGAATGGTGAAAAAGGGCTGTTCCCCGGGGAAGGTCTTTATTATTTCGTTTCCTTGGCCATTAGTATTATTCTATTTGAAGGCGGACTCACATTGAAGCGATCTGAAATTGCAAATGTAGGTCCGGTGATCACCAAATTGATTACGCTGGGCTCAGTGGTGACGTTTTTTGGTGCAGGTGTCGCAGCCCATTTTGTATTTGGATTGACCTGGCAAGTTTCTTTCTTGATTTCAGGACTTATTATTGTTACAGGGCCTACAGTTATAACTCCAATCCTTAGAAATATCCCCCTAAAAAAAGATGTTTCCGCAGTTTTGAAGTGGGAAGGGATACTTATAGATCCTATCGGTGCATTAGTGGCGGTACTGGTATTTGAATTTATCAGCGTTGGAGAGGGCCAGGCCTATACCCAAACAGCATTGATCGAGTTTGGTAAAATTCTCCTTTTCGGAACAACCTTCGGATTTACCTTTGCCCATGCCCTGGCCTTTGCCATTAAAAAGAATCTAATCCCACACTACCTCCTCAATGTGGTATCGCTTTCGGTGGTCTTACTGGTCTTTGTAGAATCGGACATATTTGCACATGAATCCGGGCTATTGGCTGTAGTGGTGATGGGTCTGGTAATGGGTAACCTTAATCTTCCCAATATAAAGGAATTATTGTATTTCAAGGAATCCCTGAGCGTACTATTGATATCCATATTGTTCATATTGTTGGCAGCAAATATCAACATACAAGAATTGGAGCTGATTTTCAATTGGCAAATGGTCATTCTGTTGGCCATTATTGTTTTTGTGATACGACCCTTGGGTGTATTTCTCAGTACTGCGGGGTCCGACTTAAAATTTAAGGAAAAATTGTTCATCAGTTGGGTGGGTCCCAGGGGTATTGTAGCGGCGGGAATAGCCTCCCTTTTTGGATCCAAGTTATTGGCAAACGGCGAACCTGGGGCAGAATATATAACCCCTGTAGTGTTCACCGTGGTTTTGGGAACGGTGCTGTTAAATGCAACCACGGCCCGATTGTTCGCTAAGATGGTTGGGGTATTTCTGACGAAATCTGAAGGGATCTTGATCATTGGGGCATCAAAAGCCTCTAGGTTGATCGCAGGTTACCTGCAACAGAACAAACGACATGTTGTCCTGATAGACAACAACCAATCGAATATAGATAAGGCAAAAAAGATGGGATTGGAGGCTATGACAGCCAATATTTATTCCGATTCTTTGACCGATAATATTGAATTGAACGATATGGGCTATTTGATGGCACTAACAGGAAATCCGGATATCAACATGTTTGCCATTAACAAATTCAGGGATCAATTCGGGGAGAACGGCTCCTTCCGCTTGGTAACTGGAGATGAAATGAATGACCCGGAAAATAATCCAAAGGAAGGTCTTTTCTCCCATACGGATGATTTTATCAAATTGATGGAAGCTTCCAGGAAATATCCTTCCATCCATGAAATTGAACTTAAGGACAAGGAACACTACGAGGGATTGATAGAAATCACCAAATCGGATAAAAACATGGTACCCATATTTTTAAAGACGGCAGATGGGGAATTGAAAATTATACCGTCTTTCAGCAAGGAATTTGAAGATATTTCCGAAGGCTCTAAACTGGTTTATCTCGGTAAAGTATTGGAGGCGGACAAGGATATAACCGCTCCTGTTGAGAATAAGTAA
- a CDS encoding cation:proton antiporter yields the protein MDEIVEQVLHHFKLPLEKPVLIFSLILFVILMVPILMNKLRIPGIIGLIISGAIIGPNGFNLLEKSLFVDLFSTIGLLYIMFIAGLDLDLNDFKTNRNKSIWFGLFTFSIPLGIGFPVCYYFLEYDFDASLLTASMFATHTLVTYPIVSKLGITKNQEVAITVGGTILTDTAVLIILAVLVGSHEGNLTYVFWLKLLISLSIFMVIMFGVVPRVSKWFFKKLESEKHSHYIFVLAIVFFAAFLAELAGVEPIIGAFVAGLALNRLIPHSSVLMNRIEFIGNALFIPFFLISVGMLVDFSVILSGPTALIVAATLTIVAIFGKWLAAFFTQVIFKYSKLQRRLIFGLSSSHAAATLAVILVGYKAKILDENILNGTVILILATCIVASFVTERAAKNLVIAMEDETYSPNKNQEINEHIVLPIANNINLEKALDFALLIKDKKSSYPLSILSVVPNNREAERNITRARQKLKQLIDHATASETRAEVIAVIDFNIFSGIARTAREILANIIILGWPQRTGIIDQFFGKKLEVLLSNTDKTVFVCHFEQPLSNHKRIVVVLPPLAELEQGFDNWMGKLTKLASELGISILYFCNPETENAIGRYTKRSKITQKNKFQILEIWESILDGKHSIERDDLLLFVSSRRSGISYLSMMENLPSKLEEKYSRNSKIIIYP from the coding sequence ATGGATGAAATAGTAGAGCAGGTATTGCATCATTTTAAATTGCCGCTGGAAAAACCCGTGCTCATTTTTTCATTGATATTATTTGTCATTTTGATGGTTCCCATCTTAATGAATAAATTGAGGATACCGGGAATCATAGGACTGATAATTTCTGGTGCCATTATTGGTCCAAATGGTTTTAACCTATTGGAGAAAAGTCTTTTTGTGGATTTGTTTTCCACTATCGGACTTCTGTACATCATGTTTATTGCTGGATTAGATCTGGACCTTAATGATTTTAAGACCAATAGGAACAAAAGTATTTGGTTTGGGCTTTTCACCTTCAGCATCCCGTTGGGAATTGGTTTTCCCGTGTGTTATTATTTTCTGGAGTACGATTTTGATGCGAGTTTATTAACGGCAAGCATGTTTGCCACCCATACCCTGGTGACCTATCCTATTGTGAGTAAGCTTGGGATCACTAAGAACCAGGAAGTGGCCATTACAGTGGGCGGAACCATTTTAACCGATACCGCGGTGCTTATCATTTTAGCAGTGTTGGTAGGGTCCCACGAGGGTAACCTAACGTATGTTTTTTGGCTAAAACTCCTCATTTCACTCTCAATTTTTATGGTGATCATGTTTGGGGTGGTCCCTAGGGTCTCCAAGTGGTTTTTCAAAAAATTGGAAAGCGAAAAACACTCACATTATATTTTTGTTCTGGCAATAGTCTTTTTTGCCGCTTTCTTGGCCGAATTGGCCGGGGTAGAACCTATTATTGGTGCCTTTGTGGCCGGACTGGCACTTAACAGGCTTATTCCTCACTCTTCTGTTCTTATGAACCGAATAGAATTCATTGGCAACGCCTTGTTCATCCCTTTTTTCTTGATCAGTGTGGGGATGTTGGTAGATTTTAGTGTGATCCTAAGCGGTCCAACGGCCCTCATCGTGGCGGCCACTTTAACGATTGTGGCAATTTTTGGCAAATGGTTGGCCGCTTTTTTTACGCAAGTGATATTTAAATATTCCAAACTGCAAAGAAGACTCATTTTTGGATTGAGCAGCTCCCATGCCGCGGCAACCTTGGCGGTTATCTTGGTGGGGTATAAGGCAAAAATATTGGATGAAAACATATTGAACGGTACTGTGATCTTGATTTTGGCCACTTGCATTGTAGCTTCTTTTGTTACGGAACGCGCTGCAAAAAACTTGGTGATTGCCATGGAGGACGAGACCTATTCCCCCAATAAAAATCAAGAAATAAACGAACATATCGTTCTGCCTATAGCCAATAATATTAATTTGGAAAAGGCGCTGGATTTTGCCCTGCTCATCAAGGATAAAAAATCTAGTTACCCCCTTTCCATTCTTTCAGTGGTTCCCAATAATAGGGAGGCGGAAAGGAACATCACTCGGGCCAGACAGAAGTTAAAGCAATTGATAGACCACGCCACTGCCTCAGAAACACGTGCGGAGGTAATAGCGGTCATAGATTTCAATATTTTTAGCGGCATTGCCAGAACGGCAAGGGAAATCCTGGCAAATATTATTATTCTTGGTTGGCCGCAGCGCACAGGAATTATCGATCAGTTTTTTGGAAAGAAATTGGAAGTGCTACTCTCCAACACAGACAAAACGGTCTTTGTTTGTCATTTTGAACAGCCTTTGTCAAACCACAAAAGAATTGTTGTTGTTTTGCCACCTTTGGCAGAATTGGAACAGGGGTTTGATAACTGGATGGGTAAACTAACCAAACTGGCATCGGAGCTGGGAATAAGTATTTTATACTTTTGCAACCCTGAGACTGAGAATGCCATAGGGAGATACACAAAAAGGTCCAAAATCACCCAGAAAAACAAGTTTCAGATTCTTGAAATTTGGGAATCAATTTTAGACGGGAAGCATTCTATAGAAAGAGATGATCTTTTACTGTTTGTTTCGTCGAGAAGAAGTGGCATCTCCTACCTGTCCATGATGGAGAATCTACCTTCAAAACTGGAAGAAAAGTATTCGCGCAACAGTAAAATTATTATTTACCCCTAG